The Nostoc sp. 'Peltigera membranacea cyanobiont' N6 genome contains the following window.
TTTAGTTACTCAAACCATAGATGGGGGTAAAGGTTCCGATTATTTGGAAGTCGATTACAGTAGCAATACTACTAAAGGAATCTCCTGGACTTTCAATGCAATCACGAACCAAGGCTCGATAACAGCCGGCACGAGTCGAGTCAGCTACAAGAATATTGAACGATTTAATATCACTGGTACAGCCTACGCTGACAATATCGTGGGAGGCAATAGTGAAGATGTACTCAATGGGGGTACTTCTGGCAATGATACTATTAGTGCGGGTGCAGGTAACGATTACCTGAATGTTTCCTACTCGTCTGGTAACAACATTGTGAATGGAGACGATGGTAATGATACCTTTTACGCATATAGAGTCAAGGGTGCTAACACCTTGAATGGCGGGAATGGAGATGACTCTTTTTATTTGAGCGCCTCATCTACCGCCACTTCTGTTTTAGTGACTCAAACAGTAAATGGGGGTACAGGTGACGATAGTTTGGAAGTTAATTACAGTAGCGATACTATCAAAGGAATCACCTCAACCTTCAATGCAACCACTAACCAAGGCTCAATAACATCTGGCACAAATCGAGTTAGCTACAAGAAGATTGAACGATTAAACATCAGTGGTACAGCCTATGCTGACAAGATCGTGGGGGGTAATAACGGCGATGTGCTATATGGATATAATGGCAACGATCTCTTGACTGGAGGGAGAGGTAGTGATGCTCTGTACGGGGGAGATGGCACTGATACCTTTGCGTTCAATAATTACAATGAAGGGATTGATAGTCTTGATGACTTCAACCCGACTGGTGAAGTTATTCAGGTTTCGGCTGCTGGTTTCGGCGGCTCTTTAGCAGTAGGTACACTCTTAGCCAGTCAGTTTACCATCGGTTCAGTTGCGAGTGCGATCGCTCAACGATTTATTTACAACAATATTACAGGCACACTGTCCTTTGACCAAGATGGTAGCGGAGGTGCTTTTTCTCAGGTAGAATTCGCGCAACTAAACAGTGGATTATCACTAAGCGCAACCAATTTCGTTGTTGTCTAATTGTACAGAGTCAAGGCGATCGTTCCATAGTACCTTGTGGTTAAAAGCTTTTGGTTGAAGAGTGCGATCGCCTTTAGTATAGCCATCAAAGTGTAGACGCTCTGATAACGAATTCTGACTACAAACTTTGTTTAGTAGTGGATTTTCAATCTTCATATCATGATTATCCTGAAGCAAGAGAGCGCGATGCCTAATGCCTACGGCGGCAAGCTACGCAAAAAGGCAACTTTACTC
Protein-coding sequences here:
- a CDS encoding calcium-binding protein: MAIINGTDANDILNGFGSNDSINGFEGDDILNISNYSGKNFLDGGSDNDRLYAKKTTDNNTLKGGSGDDYLDVSSSSGKNLLDGGSESDQIYATHTTGNNILKGGSENDYLDVSSSFGNNTLYGDTGNDEFSIQDSFGKNTILGGTGSDKFSAYKVNGANTLNGGDGDDSFYLSSPSSAPSFLVTQTIDGGKGSDYLEVDYSSNTTKGISWTFNAITNQGSITAGTSRVSYKNIERFNITGTAYADNIVGGNSEDVLNGGTSGNDTISAGAGNDYLNVSYSSGNNIVNGDDGNDTFYAYRVKGANTLNGGNGDDSFYLSASSTATSVLVTQTVNGGTGDDSLEVNYSSDTIKGITSTFNATTNQGSITSGTNRVSYKKIERLNISGTAYADKIVGGNNGDVLYGYNGNDLLTGGRGSDALYGGDGTDTFAFNNYNEGIDSLDDFNPTGEVIQVSAAGFGGSLAVGTLLASQFTIGSVASAIAQRFIYNNITGTLSFDQDGSGGAFSQVEFAQLNSGLSLSATNFVVV